TAAAGAAAAATACTTCTTCATACAAACTACTTAAAACTTACTCTCGGCCTCCGGTGGAACGAAACGTGTATTGATGTCATTGATCATTTCTAAAATGGGTTCACATCCAGTCTTTGCTTCGGCAGAAGTAAGGAAATGAGGAGGTACTTCTTCAAACCATTGTAACAATGATTTTCTGAATTTTGCGATATTCATATCCGATTTTACAGCAGACTGTTTATCGGCTTTTGTGAAGATCAGCATAAACGGAAGTCCACACTCTCCTAACCAGCAACAAAAATCAAGATCTATTTTCTGTGGCTCATGGCGACTGTCTATCAGGACAAATACACACTGCAGATTATCACGGTGTGTCAGATATCTTCTGATAAATTTTTGCCATTCCGAACGGTTTGTCTTTGAAGTCTGGGCAAATCCATATCCGGGCAAATCCACTAAAAACCATTCATCATTAATAATAAAATGATTGATCAGTTGTGTTTTCCCGGGTTTTTGTGAGGTCTTGGCAAGTCCTTTTTTGTTGGTCATAGCATTGATCAGAGAGGATTTACCGACGTTAGAACGTCCGATAAAAGCATACTCCGGTAATGTAGGATCAGGAAGTTTGTCGACTCTTGTATTGCTGCAGACGAATTCAGCTTTCTTTACTAGCATGGGACAAAGGTATGATTAATTGATTGGAAAATTAAATGAGTGCTGAGATCTGTATTACGCGGGGATATGAAACAGGAAAACAGCTAAATAATCTGTAACCTGATCACACATACAAATGAGCAGTAAACCTATTGGTTATAATCACCATATATACTATTAATAAAAAAATAATCAGTTAGCCTGATGTGATGCATTATATTCTGATTTATTTCATTTATTTTAGGCCAAACAATCAAAATCAATATGCTTGACATTAAACACATAGTCAAACAGTATGCTAACCACAGAGCCTTAGATGATGTTTCCCTTTTTATTCCAAAGGGTAAAATATTCGGTCTTTTAGGACCTAACGGAGCAGGAAAGACTTCCCTTATACGTATTATCAATCAGATTACAGCACCGGACGAAGGAGAGATACTCTTTAATGGAGAAGTCTTAAACCCCAATCATATAGGTAAAATAGGATACTTGCCTGAAGAGCGTGGTCTTTATAAAAAAATGAAGATTGGGGAGCAGATGCTTTATCTTGCGCAACTAAAAGGACTGTCAAAAGCGGAAGCTTCTGCAAAAATCCGATATTGGTTCGAAAAACTGCAGATTCAATCCTGGTGGGACAAAAAGGTAGAAGATCTGAGTAAGGGTATGCAGCAGAAAGTACAGTTTGTGGCTACAATAGTGCATGAACCGGAACTGATTATTCTGGATGAACCTTTTTCGGGATTTGACCCTGTCAATGCTCAGATTATTCAGGACGAGATCCTGGAACTGAATAAAAAAGGAGCTACTATAATCTATTCTACTCACCGGATGGAGACGGTGGAAGAGTTATGTGATAATATTGCGCTGATTAACAAGTCAAAGAAGATCCTGGACGGATCGGTCAGAGAGATAAAACAGAAATATAAAAATCAGACTTTTACCGTGCAGTTTGAACAGAACGCCATACCTCAGGACTGGGATAATCCGGAACTGTTTGAAGTCATCGCATACCCGCAAGCTGATGGTTCGTCGGATGACCATGCAGAGATAACACTAAAGCTTCAGGAAGGGATCAAACTTAACGATGCTCTTTCTTATCTTATTCCTAAAATCAGCATTCATCAGATTATAGAAAAGGTTCCTTCTATGCAGGACATCTTTATAGAAAATGTAACGAAATCCCAACTTAACAGTTCCTCTTATGAATAAGGTATTATTGATTATAAAACGTGAATATTTTTCAAGAGTAAAAAAGAAGTCTTTTTTACTGCTCACCTTTCTGGTACCGTTATTCTTTATCGGGATGTATGTACTGATATTCTATTTAACAAAAAAGAGCTTTGAAGATTCTCATGCGACCGTTTATGTTATAGATAATGAAGGGAACACGGGTGCATTATTAAAAAGCAATAAGAATATCACCTATATCGAATCGCTAAAATCACTTCAGGATCAGAAGAAAGATCTGGATCCGGAGAAAGATAACTCAGGTATCCTTATTATTCCCAAAGATTTTTATAAAACAACTCACATAGAATACCTTACAATAGGTAAGGCAGGTGTAAGTACTCAGTCCGAGATTGAGAATCAACTGGAAGAGATCGTCAGAAACTATGAATATAAGGAGGCGGGCATTGACATAAAAACTTTAGACAGTATACGTCCTAAAATCAATCTTGTCGCTAAGGAATTAACAGAAACAGGCTCTGAAAAGGCGAGCCATACGGAGGTGGCAATGGGAATAGCGATGGGACTCTCTATTCTGATCTATATCTCTCTGTTCCTGTATGGAGCGCAGGTAATGCGGGGTATTATTGAAGAAAAAAGCAGTCGTATAGTGGAAGTCATTATATCCAGTGTAAAACCTTTTCAGCTTATGCTCGGAAAAATCATTGGAATCGGTATGGTGGGACTTACGCAGTTTATTCTGTGGCTGTTGCTCACTGTGGGACTGACCACTATAGCAACATCAACAATGTTGTCTAAAGAAGATCTCAGCGGAGCAATGAACAGTCAGCAACAGGCGCAACAACTGGAGGCTATGAATTCTTCTGGATTCGATTTTCAGGAGGCTATGCAATCTGTGAATTTTCCACAGTTAATTATCTGTTTCTTTATTTTCTTTATCGGTGGATATCTGCTTTACAGTGCATTATTTGCCGCAGCAGGATCTGCAGTAGAAAGCGAAACGGAAGCATCACAGTTTACGATGCCTATTACGATGCCGCTTTTACTGACCTACATCCTTTCATTTGGCGTACTGGTCAATGATCCGAACGGCCCTGTTGCCACATGGCTGAGTTTTATTCCGCTCACCTCTCCTATTGCCATGCTCGTCAGAATTCCTTTCGGCGTCCCGACATGGCAGATTATAGTCTCCGCTTTGCTACTTGTAGGTGGATTCCTCCTGACAACATGGGTAGCTGCCCGGATCTATAGAGTAGGTATATTGATGTACGGTAAGAAAGCCAGCTTTAAAGAAATGATAAAATGGTTTAACTATAAACGTTAATTACAGAAATAAACAGACTTAGCCCTTATATCTGAAATATCTTAGGTATAAGGGCTTTTTCGTATTTCACCAGGTCAGAAAAGAATATACGAAAAAGGTATAATGACGGTCAAACTGCGCCCCGGTTAATGTTCATATAAAAGAGTTATTGTAAATTGTTAAGCCTTCTTTAGCGTATTTACTTTTGCTTTTTTATCCATTCATCTACACTATATGCAAATTTCCGCTGCGTTGCTAATAAAAAAGATGCTGCACTTCCTATCCATACAGAATAATCAAAAGTAGCTTTGACACCCAGTGTCACGGTCATAGAAAGCGCAAAAATCAGTAATAGTATCCCACAGCTAATTGCGGCTATTCTTGTCTTAAACCCAAGCATAATCAAAATGCCTAAAATAATTTCAGCAGCAGTAGCAAAGTAGGCATTTAACTTTGTCATTACAGCCGGCATAAATGAGGTAATCTGTCCTGTATATGCAATAAAGGCATCCATATTTCCCCAGGTGGAATAGGCAGCAGGCCATAGTCCAAAACGATCAGCAACAGCAGATAAAAGGGTAATCCCTATCGCTAACCGAAGAAAAAGCTGTGAGTAAAGGGTGTTATCGGTCTGTTTCATCAGAAATAATTTATTATGTACAAATTTCAGCTAACTGCTGCATAAAAAACTTAAACTGGTTTAAGAAAGTCTCGGGCAAAGAGAAACTTGTTATCATCCTCTAAAACCGAATATTGTAACCCAGTGAAATACGTGCAAAAGGGTAAGTTTTGTCCAGATCCGGATAATCTCTGAATTCGCCTTCAAGGCGATAATAGCCTGAATTGAGATTCAGCGATAAGTCTTTGTAGAACCGGAATCCAAAGTTGCCTGAGAAAGCATGCAGGTAATAGGTGGATGCATTCCCGCTTTTTTCCCATGTATAGGAATATGCTCCATTATATCCTACTCCTATTCTTAACCGGCCAAAGAGGTTGAGTTCAGAATCAAACTTTACAGAGAAACCCGAACCATAATTGTAATTACGGCTTTCTCCATATAGCAGATGCGGATCCGGAATAGCAGACAACAACACAAAACCCATCCCCATAGCTGTTTTCAGCTTATTCTTACGTCCCAGATTAAATGTTGACAATACATTATAGTTCAGGCTCTGTCCTCCATAAAAGAAAGCTTCATTGTACAGAAAATCATAGTTGGCTGTAATCGTACCATAGTGTTTGCCGGGAAGTCTGATCAATAAAGGCTCTCCATAAAGCACTCCATACGCATTGACGGAATTGACAAATGAACTGTCATCACTTCCCAGTTCCAGATTGACATAAAACTCTTCAAAGGGTTTCTTATACTCACTGTCACCTGCCGAATAGATAATACGCAATCTGCCATATGCCGCATTCTTTCCTTTTTCCAGCAGATTGGAAACTTTTGTATCAAATCGCCTTATTCCCATATCCACTTCTGCTGTTATCACAGATGAATCTGTCAGATTTCGTTTCTCATATTTTCCCCATTTACCATCCAGAAGACGATTCAGACCATTTATAGGATTAACCAGAAATGCAACTACCTCATTCGCTTGTTTCTGAAAACCATAAGCCGGTTTCGCAAGTATATTATTTGCAATCCGATGCGTCATTTCTCCTAATACGATACCACCATATGTGGTATTAACCAGATCATTAATAGATGGAGCCTGCGTCTCTCCACCTGTCTCCCAGATATAACTTCCTGCCAGTGTGGCAAGTGAAGAGGTGGTAAACGAATAACCATTACTCCGAAAGGAGTTAAAATATAGCTGCCCATGATAAGGATGGGAAATCTGATTCGTCATAAATTCATTATCATCCCATTTCCATGCGCTTAAACGCTGATGATCAATAAAATTTTTGAAAGTAATATGCGAGTAAGGATCTTTACGTACAAAATAATTGAATGAGGCCGGAAAAGCCTGAGTAAGTGTCCATTCTGTAGCTGCCCTCCAGAAGTTCTTCTTGCTGGCATATAGGGTATCCATATAATCCGGCAATCGGAGACTATCCGGTTTTGTTTTTCTCAGATAGGGATCTGTTATTGTGGTATCCTTTAGTTGCGTAGAAAATGGAAAGTCCTGTGCTAATGTTGGATTCTGAAAACCGATTAGTATCGTACTTAACAGAAAAACGAATAGCAGGGCTCTATTTATAAATCGAATCGGCATACTCAAATGATATAAGAACAAAAATAAAGTTATTCATTTAATTATCCGTAAATACAAGGTGAATACCTCTTTATGTTATAAGTAGGCTCTGGAAAGACACAACTATACTGTTGGTGAGGACACCAACAGACGCAACAATACGGTTGAATACGTTTTTAAGTTAAAAGCAGGATACTGGAAAGACACAACTATACTGTTGGTGAGGACAGCAACAGACGCAACAACGGCATTTGCCGGAGTCCTCTAAAGCTTGTGCGAGCGTGTCGCTCGTACCTGAATAACAAACGCACGCTTGCAACTGATAGCGTCTCAGTTATAAAAAAACGGGTCGAAAATTTTGATTTTCGACCCGTTCTGTTCATTATATTTTCAGCTTACTTCAGGTTATCTCTGTAAACTGTAGCTTTTTTCACTTCACGTTGAATGTCTTTTCTTGATGAATCAAATGACAACAACTTTTGGTAATCTGTGATTGCTTTATTGTAAGCATCAGTTGCAGCTGCTTTATTATAATTAGCGGCTCCTGAAGTACCTACTAAAATACCTAAATCACGGTAAGCAATAGCTCTGTTTTGGTATAATTTAGCATCACTTGAATTAATAGCGATTGCTTTAGAAAAATCATCAATTGCCGTTTTCAATAATTGCTCACGGTTAGCGCTTGAAAGTTTTGTTTCGGTCTGTACAGCAAGATTATTTGCAGCTTTAGCTTTATAATAATAAGCTGTTCCATTCTTAGCATCCAAAGCGACTACTTTACCAAATGTATCTGATGCTTTTTTGAAATCACCATTATGGAATTGCGAGTAACCCAACATGTACAGTACGTTTGGATCACTTCCTTCTTTAGGAAGGGCTTTTTCCAAGTGTGTTGCTGCACTTTTGAAATCACCATCCAATAGTGCTTTTTGACCCAATCTCACATTAGGATTACTGTGTTCCTGTTCTTTTTGCTGTGCAGAAGCACTAAGAGCGAAGAAAGCTAATGCTAGAGTCGCCAAACCCATTTTGGCATTTTTCAAAGTGATGTTTAAGAAATTAAGTTTCATATCTAAATTATTTCGTTTTTAATGTTGTTTGATGTTATTTGAACACCAATTCCCTAGAATAGAGTAAAGTTGATCCAAATAGTTTAATACCACAATCAGAAGTTATTCACATTTCCACATTTCTGCTATTATCTGCATGTATTTCACTATATAATAACTGCTAAAAAATTCAATTCGTATATTTGCAGTCTTAAAAATATTTATGACAAATCAGTCCCGGAGACTGTCTTTTTTTCAGCCTTTTTATGTTAGTATAGCATAAATAATACCAATTTTTATCTTGGCACTGTGCTTGCATATACCAAATAGTATTTTTTTTTTACATTTTAAAACAACAAAGTCTGACAGTCTGTCCGAGACATTAATAATAATATATGAGCAAATTTGAGCCCTTTGATTTCAATCAAGCCATTCCCATTATAAATGAAGACACTGAATTTTTCCCTTTACTATCCCAACAGGATGAAGATGAAATGAGTAATGCTGACATACCGGAAGTATTAGCCATTTTACCTCTTCGCAATACCGTGTTATTTCCAGGTGTTGTGATCCCTATCACTGTAGGCAGGGACAAATCCATCAAGTTGGTAAAGGATGCTTACAAAGGTGACAAAACAATAGGTGTGGTTTCCCAAAAGGATATGACTATTGAAGATCCGAATGTTGAACAACTCA
The Sphingobacterium spiritivorum genome window above contains:
- the yihA gene encoding ribosome biogenesis GTP-binding protein YihA/YsxC; this translates as MLVKKAEFVCSNTRVDKLPDPTLPEYAFIGRSNVGKSSLINAMTNKKGLAKTSQKPGKTQLINHFIINDEWFLVDLPGYGFAQTSKTNRSEWQKFIRRYLTHRDNLQCVFVLIDSRHEPQKIDLDFCCWLGECGLPFMLIFTKADKQSAVKSDMNIAKFRKSLLQWFEEVPPHFLTSAEAKTGCEPILEMINDINTRFVPPEAESKF
- a CDS encoding ABC transporter ATP-binding protein; amino-acid sequence: MLDIKHIVKQYANHRALDDVSLFIPKGKIFGLLGPNGAGKTSLIRIINQITAPDEGEILFNGEVLNPNHIGKIGYLPEERGLYKKMKIGEQMLYLAQLKGLSKAEASAKIRYWFEKLQIQSWWDKKVEDLSKGMQQKVQFVATIVHEPELIILDEPFSGFDPVNAQIIQDEILELNKKGATIIYSTHRMETVEELCDNIALINKSKKILDGSVREIKQKYKNQTFTVQFEQNAIPQDWDNPELFEVIAYPQADGSSDDHAEITLKLQEGIKLNDALSYLIPKISIHQIIEKVPSMQDIFIENVTKSQLNSSSYE
- a CDS encoding ABC transporter permease; translated protein: MNKVLLIIKREYFSRVKKKSFLLLTFLVPLFFIGMYVLIFYLTKKSFEDSHATVYVIDNEGNTGALLKSNKNITYIESLKSLQDQKKDLDPEKDNSGILIIPKDFYKTTHIEYLTIGKAGVSTQSEIENQLEEIVRNYEYKEAGIDIKTLDSIRPKINLVAKELTETGSEKASHTEVAMGIAMGLSILIYISLFLYGAQVMRGIIEEKSSRIVEVIISSVKPFQLMLGKIIGIGMVGLTQFILWLLLTVGLTTIATSTMLSKEDLSGAMNSQQQAQQLEAMNSSGFDFQEAMQSVNFPQLIICFFIFFIGGYLLYSALFAAAGSAVESETEASQFTMPITMPLLLTYILSFGVLVNDPNGPVATWLSFIPLTSPIAMLVRIPFGVPTWQIIVSALLLVGGFLLTTWVAARIYRVGILMYGKKASFKEMIKWFNYKR
- a CDS encoding DoxX family protein, with translation MKQTDNTLYSQLFLRLAIGITLLSAVADRFGLWPAAYSTWGNMDAFIAYTGQITSFMPAVMTKLNAYFATAAEIILGILIMLGFKTRIAAISCGILLLIFALSMTVTLGVKATFDYSVWIGSAASFLLATQRKFAYSVDEWIKKQK
- a CDS encoding DUF3943 domain-containing protein — protein: MPIRFINRALLFVFLLSTILIGFQNPTLAQDFPFSTQLKDTTITDPYLRKTKPDSLRLPDYMDTLYASKKNFWRAATEWTLTQAFPASFNYFVRKDPYSHITFKNFIDHQRLSAWKWDDNEFMTNQISHPYHGQLYFNSFRSNGYSFTTSSLATLAGSYIWETGGETQAPSINDLVNTTYGGIVLGEMTHRIANNILAKPAYGFQKQANEVVAFLVNPINGLNRLLDGKWGKYEKRNLTDSSVITAEVDMGIRRFDTKVSNLLEKGKNAAYGRLRIIYSAGDSEYKKPFEEFYVNLELGSDDSSFVNSVNAYGVLYGEPLLIRLPGKHYGTITANYDFLYNEAFFYGGQSLNYNVLSTFNLGRKNKLKTAMGMGFVLLSAIPDPHLLYGESRNYNYGSGFSVKFDSELNLFGRLRIGVGYNGAYSYTWEKSGNASTYYLHAFSGNFGFRFYKDLSLNLNSGYYRLEGEFRDYPDLDKTYPFARISLGYNIRF
- a CDS encoding tetratricopeptide repeat protein — translated: MKLNFLNITLKNAKMGLATLALAFFALSASAQQKEQEHSNPNVRLGQKALLDGDFKSAATHLEKALPKEGSDPNVLYMLGYSQFHNGDFKKASDTFGKVVALDAKNGTAYYYKAKAANNLAVQTETKLSSANREQLLKTAIDDFSKAIAINSSDAKLYQNRAIAYRDLGILVGTSGAANYNKAAATDAYNKAITDYQKLLSFDSSRKDIQREVKKATVYRDNLK